Proteins encoded together in one Shewanella oneidensis MR-1 window:
- a CDS encoding Lrp/AsnC family transcriptional regulator — MTETHPYKLDQLDLTILRLLQTHGRLSNLELATKVGLSPSPCSRRVKALEEAGYIADYATRLSADKFNLHLTAYIHVRMEKHTPAILNQFETNVLAYEEVQECALITGSEADYQLKVLVQDMAHFRTFLLDKLTTNVHIAGVHSSFVLKKVKDHTAIPLSHITIEP; from the coding sequence ATGACTGAAACTCACCCATATAAACTCGACCAACTCGATTTAACCATTTTGCGTTTACTGCAAACCCACGGCAGGTTATCGAATCTTGAACTAGCAACGAAAGTCGGCCTGTCACCTTCCCCTTGCTCTCGCCGCGTTAAAGCGCTAGAAGAAGCGGGTTATATTGCTGATTATGCGACGCGTCTGTCAGCGGATAAATTCAACCTGCATTTGACTGCGTATATCCATGTACGGATGGAAAAACACACGCCAGCGATCCTCAACCAATTTGAAACCAATGTATTGGCGTACGAAGAGGTCCAAGAATGCGCGCTGATCACCGGTTCTGAAGCCGACTACCAACTCAAAGTGCTAGTACAAGATATGGCGCACTTTCGCACCTTCCTGTTAGATAAACTCACCACCAATGTGCATATCGCAGGTGTACATTCCAGCTTCGTGTTGAAAAAGGTCAAGGACCACACGGCCATCCCCTTAAGCCATATCACCATTGAACCCTAA
- a CDS encoding sodium-dependent transporter has product MQSANTNSTNHFSSRLGFIMAAAGSAVGVGNIWGFPTQAATHGGGAFLLVYLVLIFILGIPMLMAELMIGRHGQTNPADAMGKLGCNSLTRSLGKTIGLISIVTAGLIYTFYSILSGWFVSFAIAPIATAFGSNDTAAWLMDFSLSRNLVFTLIFSTLVFLVLLQGVQEGIEKWSKRLMPLLLIMLIAGVAYIFSLNGASEGISALLTPNFAKAIAPDTLINALGQTFFSLTIGTGAMMVYGSYLSQKENIAKLTVWVAFTDSGIAFLAAFLIIPAMYVAQHNGVQIFSPEGKLIDSDALVFTVLPALFSTLGDTANLIISVVFFMLLIIAGLTSAISIAEVPTSYVMQKCGFSRQRATLIIGLLLTALSLLLAVFFETLFSFTIMLTTQMTQPLVALGIAIYLGWIWRQSQLLKAISKQEGVDATGLFWRIWPRYVKYVCPVLIIAIAIRQFV; this is encoded by the coding sequence ATGCAATCGGCCAATACAAATTCGACTAACCACTTCAGCTCACGCTTAGGTTTTATAATGGCTGCCGCCGGAAGTGCCGTAGGTGTGGGTAACATTTGGGGATTCCCCACCCAAGCGGCGACCCATGGCGGCGGTGCCTTTCTACTTGTGTACCTAGTGCTTATTTTTATCCTCGGCATTCCCATGCTGATGGCCGAACTCATGATTGGTCGCCACGGACAAACCAACCCCGCCGATGCCATGGGTAAACTCGGTTGCAACTCGCTCACTCGCAGTTTAGGCAAGACAATAGGATTGATTTCCATCGTAACAGCCGGGCTGATCTACACCTTCTACAGCATTCTTTCTGGCTGGTTTGTCAGCTTTGCCATCGCGCCTATCGCCACAGCCTTTGGCTCGAATGATACCGCCGCTTGGTTAATGGATTTCTCGCTGTCGCGTAATCTGGTGTTCACACTGATCTTTAGCACGCTAGTGTTTTTGGTATTACTGCAAGGCGTGCAAGAAGGCATCGAAAAATGGTCTAAACGCCTAATGCCGCTATTGTTGATTATGCTGATCGCGGGCGTGGCGTATATCTTCAGCCTTAATGGCGCAAGCGAAGGCATTAGCGCACTATTAACGCCTAACTTTGCCAAGGCTATCGCGCCAGATACCTTGATCAACGCACTCGGACAAACCTTTTTCTCACTCACCATAGGCACAGGTGCCATGATGGTTTATGGCAGCTATTTGAGCCAAAAAGAGAATATCGCCAAATTAACCGTCTGGGTTGCCTTTACCGATAGCGGCATCGCCTTTCTCGCCGCCTTTTTAATCATCCCAGCCATGTATGTAGCCCAGCATAATGGCGTGCAGATTTTTAGCCCTGAAGGCAAGTTAATCGATTCGGATGCATTGGTGTTTACTGTTTTACCCGCCTTATTCTCAACCCTAGGCGACACAGCCAACCTCATTATTAGCGTGGTGTTCTTTATGCTGCTGATCATCGCCGGCCTGACGTCAGCCATTTCCATTGCCGAGGTGCCGACGAGCTATGTGATGCAAAAATGCGGATTCAGCCGCCAACGTGCCACCTTGATCATCGGTCTACTACTGACCGCGTTATCCCTATTACTAGCGGTATTTTTTGAGACGCTATTTAGTTTCACTATCATGCTAACCACGCAAATGACCCAACCGCTGGTCGCCCTCGGTATTGCGATTTACTTAGGTTGGATTTGGCGCCAAAGCCAGTTACTCAAGGCGATAAGTAAACAAGAGGGTGTCGATGCCACGGGGCTTTTCTGGCGCATTTGGCCAAGGTACGTGAAGTATGTTTGCCCAGTACTAATCATCGCGATCGCGATCAGGCAATTTGTGTAA